One window of Delphinus delphis chromosome 12, mDelDel1.2, whole genome shotgun sequence genomic DNA carries:
- the MTHFD2 gene encoding bifunctional methylenetetrahydrofolate dehydrogenase/cyclohydrolase, mitochondrial, whose protein sequence is MAAMCLLSTLAIRLLRPAQSCRLHHRPFHLSAVRNEAVVISGRKLAEQIKQEVRQEVEEWVASGHRRPHLRVVLVGENPASHSYVLNKTRAAADVGINSETIVKPASISEEELLNLINKLNNDDNVDGLLVQLPLPEHIDERKICNAVSPDKDVDGFHVINVGRMCLDQNSMLPATPWGVWEIIKRTGIPTLGKNVLVAGRSKNVGMPIAVLLHTDGAHERPGGDATVTISHRYTPKEQLKKHTALADIVVSAAGIPNLITADMIKEGAAVIDVGINRIQDPITAKPKLVGDVDFEGVRKKAGYITPVPGGVGPMTVAMLMKNTIIAAKKVLRLEEREVLKSKELGVASN, encoded by the exons ATGGCTGCAATGTGCCTCTTATCCACTTTGGCCATCCGGCTGCTCCGGCCGGCGCAGAGCTGCCGCCTCCACCATCGCCCCTTCCACCTCTCGGCAGTTCG AAATGAAGCTGTTGTCATTTCGGGAAGGAAACTTGCTGAGCAGATCAAGCAGGAAGTGCGGCAGGAGGTGGAAGAGTGGGTGGCGTCAGGCCACAGACGGCCGCACCTGAGAGTCGTCCTGGTTGGTGAGAATCCTGCAAGTCACTCCTATGTCCTCAACAAAACCAGAGCAGCTGCCGATGTGG GAATCAACAGTGAGACAATTGTGAAACCAGCTTCAATTTCAGAGGAAGAACTGTTGAATTTAATCAATAAACTAAATAATGATGATAACGTAGATGGCCTCCTTGTTCAGCTGCCTCTTCCAG agcaCATTGATGAGAGAAAGATCTGCAATGCTGTTTCTCCAGACAAAGATGTTGATGGCTTTCATGTAATTAACGTAGGGCGAATGTGTTTGGACCAGAATTCCATGTTACCAGCTACTCCATGGGGTGTGTGGGAAATAATTAAGCGAACTG gtATTCCAACCCTGGGGAAGAACGTGCTTGTGGCTGGAAGGTCAAAAAACGTTGGAATGCCCATTGCAGTGCTGCTGCACACGGATGGGGCGCACGAACGTCCCGGAG GTGATGCCACTGTCACAATATCTCATCGATATACTCCCAAGGAGCAGCTGAAGAAACATACGGCTCTTGCAGATATTGTGGTCTCTGCTGCAG GCATTCCAAATCTGATCACAGCAGATATGATTAAGGAAGGAGCAGCTGTCATTGATGTGGGAATAAACAGAATTCAAGATCCCATAACTGCTAAACCCAAGTTGGTTGGAGATGTGGATTTTGAAG GAGTCAGGAAGAAAGCCGGTTACATCACTCCAGTCCCTGGGGGTGTTGGTCCCATGACAGTGGCAATGCTAATGAAGAATACCATTATTGCTGCAAAAAAAGTGCTGAGGCTTGAAGAGCGGGAAGTACTGAAGTCTAAGGAGCTTGGAGTAGCAAGTAATTAA